The nucleotide sequence ACCCTGTGCAGGCAAAGATGTTCCAGTTCATGCCGATCATCTTTACCTTCATGCTGGCCCGCTTCCCTGTGGGACTGGTGATCTACTGGAGCTGGAACAATCTGCTGTCGATCGGGCAGCAATGGCTGATCCAGCGCCGCACAAAGCTGCCGCGCCCCGAACTGGCCAAGGTCTGAGCGGCGTCTATGTCTGATCAGACGCCGCAATTTGGGCAGATACCCTCGGAAGCTGAACCGGATGCAGTGGCTCTGGAGGCCGGGCGCAAGCTCTTTGCCGGTGAGTGTACCTTCTTCCATGGCACGCAGAGGCTGGATCAGCTTCCGCCGCCCATGGGGGTGGAGATCGCTTTTGCCGGACGTTCCAATGTGGGCAAATCCACTCTGGTCAATGCCCTGACCGGACGGAAAACACTGGCGCGCGCCTCATCCCAGCCGGGCCGGACCAAGCAACTGAATTTCTTCAACCTTGCCGACCAGCTCGTGCTGGTGGATATGCCGGGATATGGCTACGCACAGGCGGCGAAGGATGTGAAGGAAGACTGGCAGGGGCTGATGTTCAGCTATCTGCGCGGGCGGCCCAATCTGCGCCGGGTCATGCTGCTGGTCGATGCACGGGTCGAGTTCAAGGCGTCCGACATTGCGGTTATGGAGTTACTCGATAAGGCGGCCGTTACCTTCCAGCTGGTCGTGACAAAGGCGGATGCCGTGAAGCCGACACCGTTGCAACGCCGTGTCGCGGATGTCTATGCGGCGGCCCGTGCCCATCCTGCGGCGCATCCCCATGTCTTTGTCACCAGCAGCGATACAGGATCGGGAATCGCTGAGTTGCGCGCGGCCCTGGCCGGCCTGACGGACTGAGCATCCATGCGCGGTCGGGACTGGATGCCGGTTCTGGTGTTGCTGGGTCTGGTCTGTCTGGCTGTAGCGGGATGGAGGCTGTTTCCCCGTCTGCAAGCATTCATTATGTTTCAGGATTGCGCGGCGGCAGGGCGGATTAACTGCTGAAGCCGGGAGGAAAACGCTGTCAAACCGACTGGCTTTTCACGATTTCCTGTGGCTTTGTGATCGGGTTCGACTCTGGAATGATGTCGGCGAATGTCTTTCCGAAAGCGGGGAATGATGACTTTACCCGATGCGCTGCCAGTAGCACGGATCATCGTGCAGCCTGATGATGGTGTTGCTCCGGTCGTTGAACTGATCGCAGGCGCAAGCCGGTCGGTCAGATTGAAGATGTTCACCTTTACCTATGAGCCGATCATCACTGCCCTTAAGGCGGCTCACGATCGGGGTGTCAGTGTGCGGGTCATGCTGAATCCGGCCCGATCGTCGGGGTCACGCGCGAATGATGAGACAATGTCGGAACTGCGAGCCGCCGGAATCGAGGCCAGCTGGTCCAATCCGGCTTTCCCGGTCACGCATGAAAAGTCAATGGTGATCGATGAGCAGCGTGCCTTGATTGCCACCTTCAATTTTGTCGAAAAATATTTCACCCGCACCAGGGATTATGGGGCGATCATCGAAGATCAGGCGACGGTCGCGGAGATCCTGCACGGTTTCGATGCCGACTGGAACCGGCAGCCTTTCTGGCCGCGCTCCGGCTCTCCTCTGGTGTGGAGCAATACCTCCGCCCGTACGGCCATGTGTGCCTTTATTGATTCGGCGCAGGAGACGCTGTGGATTCAGCACCCCAAATTCGTCGATGCCACTGTGCTGGACCGGATCGTTGCGGCACAGGCGAGGGGTGTTGCGGTGCGTATCCTGTGTGGCGGGCGGCATGGCATTAGTGAAGTTGATCTGCTGGACACATTTTCCTCGCTGCGCATCATGCAGCGTATGGATATTGCCATTCACAAGCAGAAAACACTTCGTGCTCATGCGAAGCTGATGATTGCCGACAAAACGACGGCCTTGCTCGGCTCCATGAATATTGACCGCAGCGCTTTCGATATCAGGCGAGAGCTGGGCGTTGTGCTGCATGGGGAGGACACAACAAAGCATCTGCGCGAAATATTCAAAAGCGACTGGAAAATCTCTCATCGCTATGATCCGCCGGATCCGCTGACCGTGCATCTGCATGTCGAGGATGACCATGAGCCTCATGATATCGAAGTGGCTCATGAATGATCATATCCTATGTCCGGATGCATCATGTCGCAGGATGATGCGATAAGCCCGATTGAACGCCCAAGCCTGTGGCGTATCGCAATGACCTTCAACCAGATTGCCTTGCTTGGATTCGGAGGAGGGTTATCCGCGTGGTCACGCGATGTACTGGTTCTGCGTCGTCGCTGGCTCAGTGAAGAAACCTTCCTGAGCGCTCTGACGGTGGCGCGTGTTCTGCCCGGTGCGAATCAGGTCAATCTTGCCGTATTCGTCGGCACACGCCTGAGAGGCGTGTGCGGCGCCATGGCTGCCATTGCCGGGCTGGTGATGGTGCCATTTCTGATTATCCTTGCTCTGAGTGTCGGCTATCTGGAATTTCAGCATGCGCTCTGGTTGCAGCATGTGCTGGCCGGCCTGGCGGCGGGGGCAGTGGGGCTGACATTCTCCATGGCCTGGCAGACGGGCAGGAAAGTGCTGACCGCACCTGCTCCAGCCCTTATTTTTGCTGCCAGCGTTCTGTTATCGGCTGTCATCCGCATGTCTCTGCTCTGGATGCTGCTGATTCTACTGCCGGTCAGTTTTGTATGGGCCTGGCTGACGACGGAGAAGGACCGGAAAGGATGATCTCGCCACGGTTGCTTGATATCATTATGCTGTTCGGCGGCGCTTCCCTGCTGTCATTCGGTGGTGGCAACGCTATCGTGCCGCATCTTCAGATGCAGACGGTCGAGGTCTATCACTGGCTGACCGCCGAGCAATTCGCTGATGCCTATGCCATGGCGCAGGTTGCACCGGGACCAAGCACATTGCTGGTCACCATTCTGGGTTATGATGCGGCGGGTATTTCGGGTGCGGTACTGGCCACAATCGCCATGCTCATCCCCAGCAGCCTGCTGGTCTTCGGAGCCGCCTTGCTCTGGAAAAGCATGGGGGAGGGCCGATTCCGGCGTATCTTTGAACGCGCCATGGCACCGTTGGCAGTCGGACTGGTTTTGGCCAGTGGGATCATCATCACCAAAAGCAATGACCATAGCTGGCCGGCTTATGCCATCACGGCAGCCTCGACGCTGGTGCTGTGTCGGTGGCACCTGCATCCGGTGGCGGTAATGGCTTGCTGTGGCGTCATTGGCTGGCTGGTGAAACTCTGACTGTTTGCTCCGACTTTTTCATTGGACCAGAGCGGGCGTATCGCTTTTGATCTGTTGTAGCGCATAGCGGAACGGCGCATCGGAAACAGCCACGATCCCTCCAAGCGGCGTTGCCATTTCCATAACGACGAACAGGGCCACGCAGATTGAAATGGCTGAAACAATGAGAGCAACACTGATAAAAATGCTGAAATCCGCATTCAGCCCGTATATAAAGAAAGATGCCAGCATCCACAGGATCAACGTGATATAAAACGGCTTACTGATAGAGGATGTTGATTGCGAAATAATCTGCCAGTGAACCCGGTTCAGCGGAGAAAGGCGCTCCTCAAGTTCAAATTGCAGCCGCTTCTTTTCGATGGTTTTCGGCATCCAGTCACGCACGATTGCTTCCATCTGCATCAGTCTTTTGGCCTGAGCGGTTGCTTTGGGGGCCGGGTCATTGAAATCATAGATGCAATGGGCCGTAAATTCTTTCAGAAGCGTCTGGGCATCGGCAATGTCAGTCCCGTACTCTATAAGTAGCCGGTTAAACTGAACGATCTGGATGGCTTCCTCGTTCACCGAGCGTGACAGGCTATCATACGCTTCTTTACCTGAGGTCACCATCAGGCCCAGAACAATGGCACCGAATGTCACCAGCATGCCGATGACGGCATGAAC is from Granulibacter bethesdensis and encodes:
- a CDS encoding phospholipase D-like domain-containing protein, whose amino-acid sequence is MMTLPDALPVARIIVQPDDGVAPVVELIAGASRSVRLKMFTFTYEPIITALKAAHDRGVSVRVMLNPARSSGSRANDETMSELRAAGIEASWSNPAFPVTHEKSMVIDEQRALIATFNFVEKYFTRTRDYGAIIEDQATVAEILHGFDADWNRQPFWPRSGSPLVWSNTSARTAMCAFIDSAQETLWIQHPKFVDATVLDRIVAAQARGVAVRILCGGRHGISEVDLLDTFSSLRIMQRMDIAIHKQKTLRAHAKLMIADKTTALLGSMNIDRSAFDIRRELGVVLHGEDTTKHLREIFKSDWKISHRYDPPDPLTVHLHVEDDHEPHDIEVAHE
- the yihA gene encoding ribosome biogenesis GTP-binding protein YihA/YsxC translates to MSDQTPQFGQIPSEAEPDAVALEAGRKLFAGECTFFHGTQRLDQLPPPMGVEIAFAGRSNVGKSTLVNALTGRKTLARASSQPGRTKQLNFFNLADQLVLVDMPGYGYAQAAKDVKEDWQGLMFSYLRGRPNLRRVMLLVDARVEFKASDIAVMELLDKAAVTFQLVVTKADAVKPTPLQRRVADVYAAARAHPAAHPHVFVTSSDTGSGIAELRAALAGLTD
- a CDS encoding chromate transporter; translation: MSQDDAISPIERPSLWRIAMTFNQIALLGFGGGLSAWSRDVLVLRRRWLSEETFLSALTVARVLPGANQVNLAVFVGTRLRGVCGAMAAIAGLVMVPFLIILALSVGYLEFQHALWLQHVLAGLAAGAVGLTFSMAWQTGRKVLTAPAPALIFAASVLLSAVIRMSLLWMLLILLPVSFVWAWLTTEKDRKG
- a CDS encoding chromate transporter — protein: MLDIIMLFGGASLLSFGGGNAIVPHLQMQTVEVYHWLTAEQFADAYAMAQVAPGPSTLLVTILGYDAAGISGAVLATIAMLIPSSLLVFGAALLWKSMGEGRFRRIFERAMAPLAVGLVLASGIIITKSNDHSWPAYAITAASTLVLCRWHLHPVAVMACCGVIGWLVKL
- a CDS encoding DUF4239 domain-containing protein — protein: MNFLAVALMFVVLLGAYRAGLWLRIRLPPHHRNSETSAVVHAVIGMLVTFGAIVLGLMVTSGKEAYDSLSRSVNEEAIQIVQFNRLLIEYGTDIADAQTLLKEFTAHCIYDFNDPAPKATAQAKRLMQMEAIVRDWMPKTIEKKRLQFELEERLSPLNRVHWQIISQSTSSISKPFYITLILWMLASFFIYGLNADFSIFISVALIVSAISICVALFVVMEMATPLGGIVAVSDAPFRYALQQIKSDTPALVQ